A genomic window from Gossypium hirsutum isolate 1008001.06 chromosome D10, Gossypium_hirsutum_v2.1, whole genome shotgun sequence includes:
- the LOC121222352 gene encoding inorganic pyrophosphatase 2: protein MAASDVVVVMDFDKTIIDCDSDNWVVDELGATELFNQLLPTMPWNSLMDRMMKELHSQGTKIEDIVAVLKRTPIHSRIIQAIKSAYALGCDMKIVSDANVFFIDTILKHHGLKECFSEINTNPSFVDEEGRLRIFPYHDFTEHPHGCPHPCPPNMCKAIVIERIQASLSAMEEKKTIIYMGDGLGDFCPSLKLGDGDYMLPRKDFPVWDLVCKNRSLIKAEVCEWSNGEEFEHALLHFITKITIDKSNTNGNNAAQLYSDCKVQTMPGSSHQAFSQTLYVPH, encoded by the exons ATGGCTGCTTCAGACGTCGTTGTGGTTATGGATTTCGATAAAACGATTATCGATTGTGATAGCGATAACTGGGTGGTGGATGAGTTGGGTGCTACCGAGTTGTTCAACCAGCTCTTACCTACTATGCCTTGGAACTCTCTTATG GATCGAATGATGAAAGAACTTCATTCACAAGGAACCAAAATCGAAGACATTGTAGCTGTTTTGAAAAGAACTCCAATTCATTCCCGAATCATCCAAGCCATTAAATCTGCTTATGCTTTAGG ATGTGATATGAAGATTGTTAGCGACGCGAATGTGTTTTTCATCGACACAATCTTAAAGCATCATGGTTTGAAAGAATGCTTTTCAGAAATTAATACAAACCCAAGCTTTGTTGATGAAGAAGGCAGGTTAAGGATTTTCCCTTACCATGATTTCACTGAACATCCCCATGGATGTCCTCATCCCTGCCCTCCAAACATGTGCAAG GCTATCGTGATTGAAAGGATCCAAGCATCTTTATCCGCCATGGAGGAGAAGAAAACAATCATCTACATGGGGGATGGACTGGGTGATTTCTGCCCCAGTTTGAAGCTTGGAGATGGAGACTATATGTTGCCAAGGAAAGATTTCCCAGTTTGGGACTTGGTTTGCAAAAACAGGAGCCTAATAAAAGCTGAAGTTTGCGAATGGAGCAATGGGGAGGAGTTTGAGCATGCTTTACTCCACTTCATCACCAAGATTACCATTGACAAAAGCAACACTAATGGCAACAATGCTGCTCAGCTATATTCAGATTGCAAAGTACAGACAATGCCAGGCTCTTCCCATCAAGCCTTTTCCCAAACCCTTTATGTTCCTCATTAG
- the LOC107915675 gene encoding uncharacterized protein, translating into MGASYVDARIREFLSLTQGNKTVAEYEAEFLLQDELQVLIASQRERDFAALVEKAKIAEDVKHFECQNREKDRGRYKRDSEPSSSFGRPKKKAMFDGPVRAGVPIARPQPCVDCGRHPLCECWKKIGPARGGQQLSRGRGQAKGGNGVGRGHGVPGKGAGFTHSYIACTMSGILGIMCESTGNEMTVLSPLGQSGRVDKLFRDASLKVKHRASWYCATKRIVLKTTEDEEVAMIGELRDFLSYVIFTLWAKKLVRKGCEAILAYIGVSNSEGHSVGDIRTVKNFSNVFPDELPGLPPSREVEFGIELLPGAAPVSIAPYRMALNELVELKAQI; encoded by the exons ATGggcgcaagttatgtggatgcccgaatAAGGGAATTTCTAAGCTTGACCCAAGGGAATAAAACTGTGGcagaatatgaggcagagttccT CCTCCAAGATGAGTTACAGGTCTTGATAGCTtcgcagagggagcgagattttgctgccCTAGTAGAAAAGGCGAAAATCGCTGAGGACGTGAAACACTTTGAGTGCCAGAACCGTGAGAAGGATAGGGGCAGatataagagggattcagagccctcgagtTCTTTTGGAAGGCCTAAAAAGAAGGCTATGTTTGATGGGCCAGTCCGAGCTGGGGTTCCTATTGCAAGACCACAGCCTTGTGTTGATTGTGGGAGGCATCCACTATGTGAGTGCTGGAAGAAGATTggg CCAGCGAGAGGTGGTCAGCAGCTATCGAGAGGTCGTGGGCAGGCCAAAGGTGGAAATGGTGTGGGACGAGGTCATGGAGTGCCAGGTAAAGGTGCTG GGTTTACGCATTCATACATTGCATGCACTATGTCTGGCATCTTGGGTATCATGTGTGAGAGTACTGGTAATGAGATGACTGTGTTAAGTCCATTGGGACAGTCAGGAAGGGTAGACAAGTTGTTCAGAGATGCGTCCCTAAAG GTAAAACACCGTGCAAGTTGGTATTGTGCTACTAAGCGTATAGTTTTGAAGACTACTGAGGATGAGGAGGTGGCTATGATTGGGGAGCTAAGGGACTTTCTGTCTTATGTGATCTTTACATTATGGGCTAAAAAACTAGTtcgcaagggttgtgaggcgATTCTAGCCTATATTGGTGTATCTAATTCTGAGGGTCATTCTGTTGGAGATATTAGAACAGTTAAGAATTTTTCTAATGTATTTCCTGATGAGCTCCCTGGGTTGCCTCCGAGccgtgaagttgaatttggtattgagctcttGCCTGGAgcagctccagtgtccatcgctccttataggatggcactgaATGAgttagttgagttaaaagctcaAATATAA